The sequence TCAAACATTCAAATTGTACGGACGATTCTGACTCCCAGCGGGCCTCTGTATGAACGTGTGACCCTACTGAAGCATGAGTGCTctgtgctctcctctcctcccaccagGGATGACTTCGACCCCGCCTTGCTCCACCCGGGGTTCGAGCCGCCGCACTATGAGCTCTGCACGCTGCGCCGCACCCCGTCCCGCGAGCTCAGCGACgcggacgccgccgccgactACGACCGCTTCCACACGCTGCTCCGTTCGTCCTCCCGCTGCATCCGCGACCACCACTGCGGCTCGCAGCAGGGCAGCATGCACGGGAGCATGCACGGGAGCGTGCACGGGAGCGTGCACGGGAGCGTGCACGGCAGCCGCAGCAACCTGAGCCTGCGGGACGGCTCTGCTGCAATCTTGACCGATGGAGGCGGGCCTCTGggtctggctccgccccctcctcctcctccaccaccaccgcctctgCCGTTGCCCCCGGCGATGCTGTTGGCCCAGCAGTCGCCACGCAACGGCATGTTGCGCCACACCGCGCCGGTGGGCCGACGCAGCGTCATGGTGATGAAccacgaggacgaggacgaggaggaggaagaggacgaggaggatgaggaggagctgATGATGGAGGACGACGGTGTACATCACAGAGCGCcgcatcaccacctccaccaccagcaccaccaccccggGCAGCAGTACCACCACCAGGGCTTCTTCCCCAGCATGGAGCAGAGCCACGCCCCGCACCACGGAATGTCCAACGACTActaggtggaggtggtggaggagaaggaggtggtggaggaggaggagaaggaggtggtggaggagaaggaggtggtggagtaggaggaggggtaaggggatgaggaggaggttgagaaggaggaggacaaagACGTATCTAATTCCTAACATAGACACAGGCTGGTGTCTATGTTTTGCTTTAAAGGAGGAATTGTGTTCTTGAAAATCTTCTGTTCTGGCTCGGTACTAATGAGAAGCTGGTGGTGATAACTGCAACCGAAAACAAACCTTCCTGGTGGTAGTGAGGTTAGGAAAGTGTGTCGTTTTATCTGAGGTTGCCCACCAAACATGTACATACATTAAATGTGGTTCTGTCAACTTCCTCTGctgttattttaaaatatatatgtttccCCCTTTTTTCCTTTGAAAACAAATTACTGAAAGAATGATACGGACAGCTATCCATGTGACCCTGGGTATCACTTATACTATTTAAGTATGCATAAATACACATAGAGAAGGAAAATTAGAGCATAAAAGCAATTCTGATGTCTACAGCTTTGTCTCGGTACCCTAAATTAAAAATCCTATGTACAACAAGGCAACAATTTACATTTTGTTTAAAAATGCagagctatctatctatctcctaAGCATAGATAACAAGTTAATTTCTGAGGGACAGGGAAGGTGTCATAGTTTTTGCAATTTTAATTTTCTGTATTTGTTGGTGTTTTAAATATATAAGATTGGGTGAACCAATCTTATATATTTTGTACAATTTACTTTATCCTCCTTTCTCGATTTTCTGAAATAAATGGTTACGTCTTCCCATATATCCATGATACTTTTTTTCTTTACGTACGGGATTATTATAGGAACCTAAAGAGGGATCACTGTTAGTTGTACTGTAGCCACTCGGACAAATAACAGAGATGCACACCATCCTGTAGTCCCATTCGAAATACGGAGCGCCAGCTTGCCATAATCAAGCAATGTTAATTGCATAGCTGTTTAAATATGAATTTATAAACAACCAATACAACCTTGCATTGTGGTATTTAACAATGCCTAGTTAGGCTCAATAGTTTAACCTTTACGACGGTAAAGTAATTAATTCAATAACGCGATGTCTGAGGAACAAATCCTTCTGGAAACTGCAGTCACGCAGGGCAAAGGTAACCAGAGCACAGCTAAAAAGCGAATTGGACTCATTGCAACGGGGATTATTGGAGGTTCTCTGGTTGCTCTGTACGCCGTCACAGCGCCGTTTGTGACACCTGCTCTGAGGAAGATCTGCCTTCCGTTCGTCCCTGCGACCACAACCCAAGTGGAAAACGTTCTCAAGGTGCTTCGGACGAGGTCGGGGACCTTGGTGGACATCGGAAGTGGTGATGGAAGGATCGTACGTTCtgtacattgataaaaaaatattccAATAACAAGTGTCAGATCTGTGTATCCTAAAATCTACCCGTGCGTAGCCAAAGGACAGATGCTGGTCACTGGAGAGGTGCACTTTACGGTTCCCCAAGAACACCTCCTGCACACTTTTCCATTAGGCTATATTGTGATGTCATATAGGATATTTGTGATTACTCGCACAAACTAATTCTCAGCCCACTTAGAAAAAAGAAAGCCACCAAATAGACCTCAAACTCAGGCAAGAAATAGGTGAAGAGAGTAACCATGAAACATCACCATCCTTTCAACTATCACTAGCTTGCACATTAATGAAAAAACTATCGCTCAAACCTACTTAGAAGAAATTTGGAACTAGATAATATTGTTACAACAGGAAATCATTAAGTTCAGTCAGTGGTCCGCCTAACAAGTTGCATGTGTTCCAGGTGATTGCCGCAGCCAAGCGTGGCTTCCATGCATCAGGCTTTGAGCTGAACCCTTGGTTGGTGTGGTACTCCCGCTACAGGGCTTGGAGAGAGGGAGTCCACCACTCCACGTCCTTCCACATCTCAGACCTCTGGAAGGTGAGTTCCTCACAGATAACAGAGCTTCATGTGTAAGGTGGAGCATCCATTGGTTTTGGCATTAGGATTGTGAAAATGTACCTTTGTTTGGACATGTTTTTTTATAGTCAATCACGTTGTAGAAAGAGGAAACTGGAACGCAATGTGCCGAAAGGATGAGATAATGATGAGATAATTCATTGTGTTCTGTTTTCTCTCCTAGGTGAGTTTTGCGGAGTATTCAAATGTGGTCATTTTCGGAGTCCCTCAGATGGTAAGTCCTTCTCAGACCTTTCACTATCAAGTGTCCTTATATCCTGCATAAAATGGTTGAAAAGGTTACTAACAACGTAACTAACATTAGTTATAATGCCATGCATTTTACCCTCCCGCAGAGGCATGTTTTGAGGACACAATCTTACAGCATGAACGAAATTGAAATCCTAAAATGGATACTATATAATCTATATAACCTACGCAATACAATATACTGAAATCCTCACATTAGATAACTTTCTTTCTTCCAGATGGACCAGCTAGAGCTGAAGCTGAGCAGTGACCTCCAGAGTACAGCGAGGGTGGTGGCGTGCAGATTCCCGTTCCCCAGTTGGGTGCCTGACCAAATGGCCGGGGAGGGCATAGACACTGTCTGGGTCTACGATGCCAAGACCTTTAAAACCCCACTACAAGGTCAAACAAGACAAACCGAAGACAAACTGACTTCCACATCGTAGATGCAAATAGCCACTGTACAAAGGGAAAATACATTGTTCCATTTTTGGAAGCAGTGAAACTGATATGTGTGTTTCAAAACTCAACATTTCtgtatgttttaaataaagttaTTCAACCACTTTTGTCTAAGTTTATGACCGTTCCTCTACCACCACCTAGCCGTCGAACTGTGTACTACAACCACATAAAACCTACTTGCATGCAATGTCAGCTATGGCCTGAGCGATACCTGATAACTATTGAGCGTTGCGCTCAGGGAAGAATCGCTATAAACGACGTTATCTTCACTTTGTACAGAAAAACCCCTCACGCCTCGTCGAATAGGGATCCAAACAAAAGCCTAAGATGTCTTTACCTATCAGATAGCGGCGACCCTCTACGGATCGACTGGTTAGCCGGATCTCTGTAGCAGTCTGCTGCCTGCAGCAAGTCAAGATGGACACCTCTGAAGAAGGTAGCTTTAGCTTCACTAACATTATACTCGAGTCAAATGAGCTGGCTTATATGGCCCTATTGCACTGACTGCCCCATCAAATTAGTAGTAGTTTCTGACTCGTTATTTCCAACTCTGTAGCTTCCTGTAGCTTTAGCTCAGGTCGGCCTTACACTCGGCTGGACCACGGTCTTTGGTCGGCTAACAAGCGAGTAACTCGATCTTTTCACAACTAGAGTAAAACACGTTAACTAGAAAGCTGTTGAAGGCTTTAAACATGTTTTGCTTCAGCTAAGCCAGCATTAGCTGCTAAAATTGAGTGTTTTGCACTGGTGTGAATGGTTAAACAAAAACGTATTTCGTTGAGGGTTGGCCATTCTAAAGTTTAGGCAAAGGTGAAGGCTAATTTGGGTCTATCGTTTTTGCAAGGATCCGGCCAACGGTACGCAATGGTGGcatgtattttatttacgtggTAGGCTACTGTCAAGCACTTTCCATACACAGATGGACTTCCCACTAGAATAAAATACACTCTTTGTACAGGTTTGACTTGGTGAGTTACACATGGTTATGCCTTAACTAATGCATTATAATATCCCATGATTCCGAGACAGCAGCTGATATTATTTTTAAAACCCTTCCAAAAGCAACATTTGGCTTGAAattaaagctgctgtaggtaatatttttttctaaaatgtTGGCTCCAAAACATCTTGACTTCGTCACATAGACCAACACTCTGCTGTGAGTGAGTATCATTCACAATCGAGTCAGCATTGCAGAGTTATTCTGTTGTTTTACCCATAATTATCCAGCTAATTGACAGCATGCTCTTTCTCTTTGAGCTTCTTTGGTTAGGAGTGCTCTTCCTGTGAAACTCAAGTATGGAATATCTATGCACTCCTGATAAACAGGTGTAATGgggaaacatttaaaaaagcaTAATTGGATAATACTCATACAAGCTTTAAGTATCTCTGTGTTTTTATTCGATTGTTAGATCATGGGCAAAAAATACATTGGTACCCAGAAATAAAAAATGCAGGGGTTCATGAAATCAAAGGTTGACTGACAAAGTATGAACAAATACACATATAAGAATTACAGTGGCAGCATGGCAGGTCATCTCAATGTAATGAAAACTGACCAAGCTATTAAAAGAAGGGAGTCACAAACACGATGCATGAATGGCAACTAAATCGGTCCCTGTGTCTTTGCAGACATTTGTCGGGTATGTCGCTCCGAGGGGACCTACGACAAGCCCCTCTACCACCCGTGTGTCTGCACCGGCAGCATCAAGTTCATCCACCAGGAATGGTATGTGACCGTCAGTCCAGGCTCCACCGCTTTCCTATGTGTCTTGATTCACATATTGCACTTCCCTTGTTGATCAATTCACCAAGGGTAGTGGATACCACACTTCAtcatgtatctatatatatatatatatatatatatattattttttttacagtctGCTACTGTGGCTTAAACACAGCCAAAAAGAATACTGTGAATTATGCAAACACCGGTTTGCATTTACACCAAGTAAGTAGCAATGTTCCTCAAGCCCCGTGAAAATTGCAGATGAGTCTTACATGTGACATGCATAGATATAaatccctccccttctccccgtTTCCAAGTTTATTCCCCAGATATGCCCTCGCGACTGCCGGTCCAGGACATCTTTGCAGGGCTGGTGACCAGTGTGGGGACAGCCATCCGGTACTGGTTCCACTACACGCTGGTGGCCTTTGCTTGGCTGGGCGTGGTGCCGCTTACTGCATGTAGGTCCTAACTGGTTGCTGTGTTGGTCTGAGATTTTCCTCATAGGAACTACAAATGGGCAGGATGATTGTTCTGACTGTTCtgtttgtgttgtatgtgtcatatgaatatgaatgacTGAGTAATATGGTTGTAATTGACTGTGCATTATCTTTCTTCATCACCAACAGGTCGTATCTACAAGTGCTTATTTACGGGCTCCGTGAGCTCGCTCCTCACCCTGCCACTAGACATGCTCTCGACGTAAGATAGCACTCATCTCTCACCTCTactacacacacgctcactgtAACTGTTGCTACACATGCTTTCTCTTCTGGTGACTGCGCATGTGTCATGCACATGCTGTATGATTAATTCAAACTTTATTGAAATAATTGCTCCATCAACCTTCTCCCTctactttctctttctccttccatcctccatcctcctctcactcttcctcccgCCCTCCTTCCACCCCCAGGGAGAACCTGCTGGCTGACTGCCTGCAGGGCTGCTTTGTGGTCACGTGCACCCTGTGTGCCTTCATCAGTCTGGTGTGGCTCAGGGAGCAGATCGTGCATGGCGGGCCACCCAACTGGCTGGAGCACAACCACCAGCCTCCGGCCCCGCACCAGCCTGACCAAGCGGAGCGCAACGAGGTCAGCTGCATCGCCCCCCTGCCAAATCCAAACACGGGTTCCCCGTCGCTCGCACACATCGCTTTTCAGCAGTTCATTAGAATGATTTCGCAGCATCTTTCACCCACGGATATATTGCTTTTTCAACATAGTTTCAATGGGTTGTGCCTCCCAAAGGAAGCACCAGTGGACCCCGCTGTAGCTCCCGAGGGCCCGGTTCTGGAGCCAGCCGATGCCGGAGAGGAGGCCGAgctggacgaggaggaagaggaagatgacgaCGAAGAGggcgaagaagaggaggaggaggaggaagaggaggggcagcAGGAGGAAGCCGCCGATGGCAACAATGGAGGCCAAGGTGAGTGGGGGTGTTCCCGAGGTCAATGGGCGAAGTGCATGGTCGACCGGGGTTACTAAAGGCTATCTCCTTATCTTATCACCTTTGTCTTTTTGATGGTTAGATACGTTACAATACAATGGTAGAGCAGGGAAGTCACGTCCTACACAAACTGGAAGCATGGAAACTACATTGCATTAAACAGGAGAAGGCCAACttccaaaaacaataaaaaaatcttaCAAAAGTAAGTTGGACACCTATTTATTCTTGTGTGTCTGGTGGTGTGCAGAAGACCTGAACTGGAACGCTCTGGAATGGGACCGCGCTGCCGAGGAGCTGAcctgggagagggtgagagatgcTGTTTCAAGCAGTTGTCATGGTCATTTGGGGGACACTTTAAGCTGGAGCTTTTTACAATATCACAAGTGTTTACATCTCTAATCACGGGGTGCCCCAGGGGGACTCAcacccctaaccctggcagtgttGATGCTCGCGCTTGAAGGACGCTGATGGGAATCGACTGACATTTGATTTTCTCTGCTTTGTAGATGCTCGGTCTGGATGGCTCGCTCGTCTTcctggtaagtgtgtgtgcaccctgcacacacactcacactcacactcacatctcGCACTCACAATCAGTAAGAGCTTTATTGCCGTGTCAGTGTTGTGggtatttgtttaaaaaaaatcaaatacaaaacataactGTAAATGCAATCACATAAAGAATCACAtgataaaatatacaaaatacaacataaaaaATCAAAGGGAAAAGGGTTAACATTGACTCACTGAttaacagacgcacacacatacgccgcAATGCAATGATATGGAtgtgtggttctctgtgtgtcccTCCAGGAGCATGTGTTCTGGGTGGTGTCTCTGAACACCCTGTTCATCCTGGTGTTTGGTGAGTTCCCACCAGACCCGCACTGTAGGTCGCAAAAGCAGGAAACCCATTCAGACTCCATTTGAATCCTAGCTTCGGAGTGGCTTCGCAAGACTTGATACTAAGTGACTTCTTCATGCCTCTTTTTGCATGTGCAACTATTGTTCAGAATTGCTTTTGGAAACAACTCTTTAGCAGTCACCTTTCTCGAAAAGACTCTTTACCGGATACATGTCATGTATTACATGATGCTTTACTATACCTATTAGTATAGTGTGTATCTGGAATACATGAGGCAAGACACATACGTGAGGCAATACACATTAAGGGGAATCCGGCCTCCGTACGTGTAATTTCCGTGAGAGGCTCAGGCAAGAAAATACTTTTAGAAGGTCTTGACTGAGGTGAAGATGAGTAGGTGTGACCAGGTACCAGCTGAATGCAGCATTAACCTACCCTCCATACTCCCTCGTCCCCACAGCGTTCTGCCCCTACCACATCGGCCACTTCTCTGTGGTAGGCCTCGGCTTGGAAGAAAACGTAAGTACTTGATATTGAATAATAGGAGAAATGATGTAATGCATGTAAAATTAGAACTGGCATGTACTGCTACTGAAAGTGTCGATAGTGTACATTGtaagatattgttaatattctAAATCAGTATgatggtttgtttgtttaataatGGTTAGATCGAATAATGGTATGTTAATGTTTGATAAACGTACCCTTATTACTAAGCGTTACAAAGTGATATAATAGATATTATTCATCTTCAGATATTTTGTCCATTTGCTGAAGAAGCTCTGTTGTGATCAGACGTgaatatgtttttgtatttcctCTTGTGTGTTGTGGTTGCTGTGGATGCTGCAGGTTAAAGACTCCCACTTCGATGGCCTTCTCACCACCATTCTGGGCTACATCCTCCTGGCCGCCGCACTCATAGTCTGCCATGTATCCTGGAAGTGACCCGGAGCAAAGCAGCGCGTGCACAGAACGCACATGCTCGGAGTGTGTGTCCTGTACGCCTGTGTAGAGGCCGGTGTGCAAGTTGTTTAGTCAAATAATGAGTTAActcgtgtgtttgtttgttggttagTTAGCTAGCGGTTTTCTGAGACTAGCTAGCTATCTAGTTTGGTTGTTAGTGGGTTGGTTAGCTAGAAAGCTGGTCTgagtgtttttctttcttcatctGAACTGCCATAACCTACTTACTTCCATAACTAGGTTTCTGTCTATAGTATATAGTGACAGAACTAATGTCTCAGTAAGTACAGTGTGAGAGTTGAAGTTGGGGTTTTAAGATTGGTTTCTAGTTTTGACGTGAAGAAGAGTGTTCCACGACTGTGTTTTTGGGGTCCTTAGCGTGGGGTCTCCCAGACGCTGGCCTCCCTGGTGAGGTTCCAGAAATCCAGACGGCTCCTGGGAGTCTGTTACATCGTCGTCAAGGTAACCGGCAGTCCCTCGATCGACGCGGACCGTGCTCTGAATGCAGATTCTGCCTCTTTTGGAGGGTTAGACTTGCTTTCTGCAGTCAGATTAACAATAAatattgttctgtttttttcagGTCTCCTTGttggttgtcatggagataGGATTGTTCCCTATGATTTGCGGCTGGTGGCTGGACATCTGCTCATTGGTTTGTCAATCACACTAAAACTCAAACTCCTCCCATTTGACACACTCTGTGTGAAATATAGGTTCACATATTCAATAAACGGTTAAATGAATGCAGGCAGGTAGTCTGGTGGATTGAGTGTTTTTAACCCCACCAAAAGGTTCATGGTACAAATCGTACCAGACCGCAGTATTTTTGGGTGAAAGTATGTTATATGACTAAATATCTCATTTGTATTAAATGCAAAAATGCTGTATTTGaaaagcaatgtgtgtgtgcttttgtgttgcAGGAGATGTTTGATGCCACTCTGAAGGACCGTCTGCAGAGTTTTGACTCCGCCCCCGGCACCACCATGTTCCTCCATTGGCTGGTGGGCATGGTCTACGTCTTCTACTTCGCCTCTTTCATCCTGCTCCTCAGAGAGGtatgctgtgtgcatgtgtctttggTGACGATTCTGGTGTTCCTAGTGCGTTTGACTACGGGCCAAAAGATTCCGGGatcaaaccccaatgtctgcagtctacctgtaggtatCATTGAGCAAGGTGACCCAGCTCATTTAGGACCTGTATCTGAAATCCCTTTCAGACACGTCGGGTAAATgctcatgctgtgtgtgtgtgtgtgtgtgtgtgtgtgtgcgtgtgcgtgtgcgtatctAGGTGCTCCGACCTGGCGTTCTGTGGTTTCTGAGGAACCTGAACGACCCGGACTTCAACCCGGTCCAGGAGATGATCCACCTGCCGGTGTACCGTCACCTGCGAAGGTTCATCCTCTCCCTGGTCAGTCAGCCCCTGGCTCTCCAGAACTATAGTCCGGAACTACTTTGACCAACTGTCCCACTGCATGTACGCCGTTTCCAGGCCCTTATGTTAAAATACCCATTGGTAATTGATTCTTGAACTTTGAGATATTTCTAAAAGGAATAAAAGTCCCAAGAAAAAGTCCCTTAAAGAGTATATTGGTAATACATGAAATGGTCATGAATAAAACCATGTCTTTCACAaacaaaagacagacagaaatctTTAATGAATATTTAATTAAACCATAGTTGGAATCAGAGTTTTTTATGGTGCATGCCTTTTCTTGTTGCGTTATTACTGtatttatcgtgtgtgtgtgtgtgtgtgtgtgtgtgtgtgtgtgtgtgtgtgtgtgtgtgtgtgtgtgtgtgtgtgtgtgtgtgtgtgtgtgtgtgtgtgtgtgtgtgtgtgtgtgtgtgtgtgtgtgtgtgtgtgtgtgtgtgtttgtctgctccCCAGGTGGTGTTTGGCTCCATAGTACTACTGATGCTGTGGCTTCCAATCAGAATCATCAAACTCATCCTTCCTACCTTCCTGCCCTACAACGTCATGCTCTACAGGTTAATGACCACTTATTTCCCTTTCAGTTATGCACGTAAATGTTGTTTAAAAGGGGACCTAGCATCCTAGTCTGTGCCCTCTTCAATAAGAAAACCTCTAAGCCAATCACCTGGAAGACAACTGATAGAGATCCTATTGGCCAAATCAGCTCACTGTACACACATTATCTACATGAACAGGACGTTCAGAGAGATGCACACGTTACAATTTCTATGCATCCAATAGTCAACCTCAAAAACCGCCAGTGACTaaaagagggtgtgtgtgtgtcactttagAAAAATAAATTTGCGAAATGACTACATAGTAAAAACTAAATCAGAACTTCTACCTTCTATGATAGATATTAAAATCGATGCCTAATGAGAAAGTGATGAGTCCTCCTTACGGTTGCCCCACACCGAAGCCACGCCCCCTGACGGTGTGTTTGCCCCGCCCCCTGTCTCCTTAGCGACGCCCCGGTCAGCGAGCTGTccctggagctcctcctcctgcaggtgGTGCTGCCGGCCCTCCTGGAGCAGGGCCACACCCGGCAGTGGCTCAAACGGCTGGTCCACGCATGGACCTTCACCGCCGGATACGTGCTGTAAGCcgggacccccacacacacacacagtcacacacacacacacacacacacacacacacacacacacacacacacacacacacacacacacacacagtcacagacacacacacacacacacagtcacagtcacagacacacacacacacacacacacagacacagacacagtcacacacacacacacacacacacagtcagacacccCGGTCAGTCAGAATGGACCCTGGGTCCTCCACTAAGGCGTCCCACCCAGGATGTGGTTAGCGCGTTAGCTGCCCCTGTACCACCGCCTCCCTGTCTGGCACGGGGTCTTCTCAAGTGGACCAGCCTAATCAAtacatgcacccccccccacagggacCTCCACTCCTACCTGCTGGGGGagtacgaggaggaggacgagaggcAGGCCCACGACCACGAGCGGATGGGCGGCCTGCGGGAGGGGCTCCACGCCCTCCACCAGGCCCTGCTGCATCAGGGCGGGCCCCTGGGCTTCCAGCCCTACTACCGACCAATCCACTTCCCCCTCAAGGTGGGCGCCGGCCAATCGCGTCATCGGGGGGTGGTTCTGGGGAGTAGGGGATGAGCAATAAGCCCAC is a genomic window of Gadus morhua chromosome 8, gadMor3.0, whole genome shotgun sequence containing:
- the LOC115549171 gene encoding E3 ubiquitin-protein ligase MARCH6 isoform X2, whose translation is MDTSEEDICRVCRSEGTYDKPLYHPCVCTGSIKFIHQECLLLWLKHSQKEYCELCKHRFAFTPIYSPDMPSRLPVQDIFAGLVTSVGTAIRYWFHYTLVAFAWLGVVPLTACRIYKCLFTGSVSSLLTLPLDMLSTENLLADCLQGCFVVTCTLCAFISLVWLREQIVHGGPPNWLEHNHQPPAPHQPDQAERNEEAPVDPAVAPEGPVLEPADAGEEAELDEEEEEDDDEEGEEEEEEEEEEGQQEEAADGNNGGQEDLNWNALEWDRAAEELTWERMLGLDGSLVFLEHVFWVVSLNTLFILVFAFCPYHIGHFSVVGLGLEENVKDSHFDGLLTTILGYILLAAALIVCHTLASLVRFQKSRRLLGVCYIVVKVSLLVVMEIGLFPMICGWWLDICSLEMFDATLKDRLQSFDSAPGTTMFLHWLVGMVYVFYFASFILLLREVLRPGVLWFLRNLNDPDFNPVQEMIHLPVYRHLRRFILSLVVFGSIVLLMLWLPIRIIKLILPTFLPYNVMLYSDAPVSELSLELLLLQVVLPALLEQGHTRQWLKRLVHAWTFTAGYVLDLHSYLLGEYEEEDERQAHDHERMGGLREGLHALHQALLHQGGPLGFQPYYRPIHFPLKIVLLVVFMCVTLLLASLTCLTLPVLVGRWLMSLWMGVATVHELYTAAGGLYVCWLAVRGITILLAWMPQGPGAILQKAQEWTLMIVKTVVVAAMLAGLIPLLLGLLFELVVVAPLRVPLAQTPLFYPWQDWALGVLHAKIIAAITLMGPQWWLKTVIEQVYANGVRNIDLNFIVRRLAAPVICVLLLSLCLPYTISRGIVPLVGVEPDMQVLVERRIYPFLLMAVGLLAVLCFQLRQFKRLYEHIKNDKYLVGQRLVNYERKAAQCAASSPSP
- the LOC115549171 gene encoding E3 ubiquitin-protein ligase MARCH6 isoform X1; translation: MDTSEEDICRVCRSEGTYDKPLYHPCVCTGSIKFIHQECLLLWLKHSQKEYCELCKHRFAFTPIYSPDMPSRLPVQDIFAGLVTSVGTAIRYWFHYTLVAFAWLGVVPLTACRIYKCLFTGSVSSLLTLPLDMLSTENLLADCLQGCFVVTCTLCAFISLVWLREQIVHGGPPNWLEHNHQPPAPHQPDQAERNEEAPVDPAVAPEGPVLEPADAGEEAELDEEEEEDDDEEGEEEEEEEEEEGQQEEAADGNNGGQEDLNWNALEWDRAAEELTWERMLGLDGSLVFLEHVFWVVSLNTLFILVFAFCPYHIGHFSVVGLGLEENWLLWMLQVKDSHFDGLLTTILGYILLAAALIVCHTLASLVRFQKSRRLLGVCYIVVKVSLLVVMEIGLFPMICGWWLDICSLEMFDATLKDRLQSFDSAPGTTMFLHWLVGMVYVFYFASFILLLREVLRPGVLWFLRNLNDPDFNPVQEMIHLPVYRHLRRFILSLVVFGSIVLLMLWLPIRIIKLILPTFLPYNVMLYSDAPVSELSLELLLLQVVLPALLEQGHTRQWLKRLVHAWTFTAGYVLDLHSYLLGEYEEEDERQAHDHERMGGLREGLHALHQALLHQGGPLGFQPYYRPIHFPLKIVLLVVFMCVTLLLASLTCLTLPVLVGRWLMSLWMGVATVHELYTAAGGLYVCWLAVRGITILLAWMPQGPGAILQKAQEWTLMIVKTVVVAAMLAGLIPLLLGLLFELVVVAPLRVPLAQTPLFYPWQDWALGVLHAKIIAAITLMGPQWWLKTVIEQVYANGVRNIDLNFIVRRLAAPVICVLLLSLCLPYTISRGIVPLVGVEPDMQVLVERRIYPFLLMAVGLLAVLCFQLRQFKRLYEHIKNDKYLVGQRLVNYERKAAQCAASSPSP
- the atpsckmt gene encoding ATP synthase subunit C lysine N-methyltransferase: MSEEQILLETAVTQGKGNQSTAKKRIGLIATGIIGGSLVALYAVTAPFVTPALRKICLPFVPATTTQVENVLKVLRTRSGTLVDIGSGDGRIVIAAAKRGFHASGFELNPWLVWYSRYRAWREGVHHSTSFHISDLWKVSFAEYSNVVIFGVPQMMDQLELKLSSDLQSTARVVACRFPFPSWVPDQMAGEGIDTVWVYDAKTFKTPLQGQTRQTEDKLTSTS